In Lycium ferocissimum isolate CSIRO_LF1 chromosome 11, AGI_CSIRO_Lferr_CH_V1, whole genome shotgun sequence, a single genomic region encodes these proteins:
- the LOC132037692 gene encoding probable helicase MAGATAMA 3 isoform X3 yields the protein MANTTNKKKEKKVPGLVDLVFSWSLKDVLNKDLYRDKVKVIPETFESIDHYLRSFVTPLVEETHADLLSNLSTVWRAPALEVLDVKISKDFKPPKGLYYNILLKRTKEGEGEKSEAKNESKYKPEVGDLIALTDVRPRRIEDLNRPKRSYLIAIVQGMKNEDSDRIPILSSQLIPFQKPDRAKGEHGDKLFIVYLSNLTTNIRIWNALHSDLENANLEIIKTVLKSDPDIGEVDCSLCSVREPKTNAALSISRAIAQSFELDNAQQEAVVSCIATRECAHRNMVKLIWGPPGTGKTKTVASLLYVLLQMKCRTLTCAPTNIAVLGVTKRLMQNVQHFPQYDTYGLGDIVLFGNGERMKIDDHEDLFDVFLDNRVAALVSCLSPYNGWRIGIQSMICLLEDPKEQYRKYLEKQKDKDHDSDDTEDIDDEEEEEKGSVTSQESILGEKDGKINDQGLKKNRKSKLWKKFVLDTLKENKKNDKQNSQKRNNSKATDEANKVKNKGEASNKEAVVWTFEEFVNKRFKWIHNQLIFCLTGLYTHLPTSFISLEVAKEMIRLLEMLQTLGKLSATVEPSEGLREIILGFCTRNKTRLFNIRAMKTECIKVLKFLNESISLPNFIEDYQIRSFCLKGACLIFCTASSSTKLHTEGMTPMEMVVIDEAAQLKECESTIPLQLPGLRHAILIGDEKQLPAMVQSKICEKAEFGRSLFERLVILGHKKHLLNVQYRMHPEISMFPNREFYQKKIMDGPNVKGAEYEKRYLKGSMFGSYSFINVSTGSEEVDDKHSTRNKAEAFVVAEILANLHKEFVSSKQKVRVGCISPYKAQVYAIQQILGKTYSTDVKSDFSVNVRSVDGFQGGEEDVIIISTVRCNLGGSVGFLSNLQRANVALTRARYCLWILGNGTTLVNSGSIWKNLVIDAKARGCYFDVTEDKRLNQANLNATTEFGQLEMLLRTDSSIFQTAKWKVIFSEDFSKSIAIIKDVEIGKEVVSLLVKLSSGWRKSEKNSTFSNKGGNSSVPLEVYGVKHLKLIWTIDIQQQKSMYVQVLKIWDILPGYHIPKLAKALDIHFSKYTVDMMNCCKYKRVERNFVFPMTWPIDGNVVSRTSSAHDDREDNLARQLGGMSLRDKPGSSRSFK from the exons ATGGCAAACACgacaaacaagaaaaaagagaaaaaagttcCTGGTTTAGTGGATTTGGTGTTTTCTTGGTCTTTAAAGGATGTGTTGAACAAAGATCTTTACAGAGACAAG GTTAAAGTTATTCCAGAGACATTTGAGTCGATTGATCATTACCTGAGGTCATTCGTTACTCCACTTGTTGAAGAAACACATGCTGATTTGCTCTCAAATTTGTCCACAGTTTGGCGAGCCCCTGCACTCGAGGTTCTTGATGTTAAAATATCAAAAGACTTTAAGCCTCCCAAAGGTTTATATTACAATATTTTGTTGAAAAGAACTAAAGAGGGAGAAGGAGAGAAAAGTGAAGCAAAAAATGAATCGAAATACAAGCCAGAGGTTGGTGATCTGATCGCGCTAACAGATGTGAGACCAAGAAGAATTGAGGATTTGAACAGGCCTAAGAGATCTTATCTCATTGCTATTGTTCAagggatgaaaaatgaagattcAGACAGGATACCTATCCTATCTTCACAGCTTATTCCGTTTCAGAAACCGGATAGGGCAAAGGGTGAACATGGGGACAAGCTTTTTATCGTGTATCTTTCTAATTTAACAACGAATATTCGAATATGGAATGCATTGCATTCAGACCTTGAAAATGCAAACTTGGAGATCATTAAGACCGTGTTGAAAAGTGATCCGGATATT GGTGAAGTTGACTGCTCCCTTTGCTCCGTTAGAGAACCTAAAACTAATGCTGCTTTATCAATTTCAAGAGCCATAGCTCAGTCCTTTGAGCTAGACAATGCTCAACAAGAGGCTGTTGTAAGTTGTATTGCTACAAGAGAATGTGCTCACCGGAATATGGTAAAGCTAATTTGGGGTCCTCCCGGAACCGGGAAGACCAAAACAGTTGCCTCTTTACTTTATGTCCTGTTACAGATGAAATGCAGAACTTTGACCTGTGCACCCACGAACATTGCTGTGTTAGGAGTTACAAAAAGGCTGATGCAGAATGTACAACACTTTCCACAATATGACACATATGGTTTAGGAGACATCGTCTTATTTGGTAATGGGGAAAGAATGAAGATCGATGATCATGAAGATCTGTTCGATGTATTTCTTGACAACCGTGTTGCTGCTCTTGTTAGTTGCTTGTCTCCGTATAATGGCTGGAGAATTGGTATACAGTCAATGATATGTTTGCTTGAGGATCCCAAAGAGCAATATCGTAAGTACTTAGAAAAGCAAAAGGATAAGGACCATGACAGTGATGATACTGAGGATATAGATGAtgaggaagaggaagaaaaagGAAGTGTTACTAGTCAAGAATCTATTTTGGGCGAAAAAGATGGAAAGATCAACGACCAAGGActcaaaaaaaatagaaagagtaAGTTGTGGAAGAAATTTGTCCTTGACACCTTAAAAGAGAACAAGAAGAACGATAAACAAAATTCTCAAAAGAGGAACAACTCGAAAGCAACTGACGAAGCGAACAAGGTCAAGAATAAAGGGGAGGCGAGCAACAAAGAAGCCGTTGTGTGGACATTTGAGGAGTTTGTTAACAAAAGATTCAAATGGATCCACAACCAGTTAATATTTTGCCTAACGGGCTTGTACACACATCTACCTACTTCTTTCATTTCACTGGAAGTAGCAAAGGAAATGATCAGACTACTTGAGATGCTTCAAACTCTTGGAAAATTGTCTGCTACTGTGGAACCATCTGAAGGATTAAGAGAAATTATACTGGGATTTTGTACAAGGAATAAGACAAGACTTTTTAATATTCGTGCAATGAAAACAGAATGCATAAAAGTATTGAAATTTCTTAACGAAAGTATCTCTCTTCCCAATTTCATCGAGGACTACCAAATCCGAAGTTTTTGTCTGAAAGGTGCGTGTTTGATTTTCTGCACGGCTTCTAGCTCAACGAAGTTGCATACAGAAGGAATGACGCCAATGGAGATGGTGGTAATTGATGAAGCCGCTCAGCTGAAAGAATGTGAATCCACTATTCCGTTACAACTCCCCGGTCTCCGCCATGCTATACTCATCGGAGATGAGAAACAATTGCCTGCAATGGTTCAGAGCAAG ATCTGTGAGAAGGCAGAGTTCGGCAGGAGCTTATTTGAAAGGCTAGTAATTTTAGGACACAAGAAGCACCTTCTCAATGTTCAATATAGGATGCATCCGGAAATAAGTATGTTCCCGAATAGAGAGTTCTATCAGAAGAAAATTATGGATGGTCCGAATGTGAAAGGAGCAGAATATGAGAAGAGATATCTTAAAGGAAGTATGTTTGGCTCCTATTCATTCATTAACGTAAGTACTGGAAGTGAGGAGGTTGATGACAAACACAGCACGAGAAATAAGGCAGAAGCTTTCGTTGTAGCTGAGATACTTGCCAACCTTCACAAAG AATTTGTCTCTTCAAAACAAAAAGTTCGTGTTGGTTGTATATCTCCTTACAAGGCTCAAGTTTATGCTATTCAACAAATTCTTGGCAAGACATATAGCACAGATGTTAAGAGTGACTTCTCAGTGAACGTACGCTCCGTTGATGGTTTTCAAGGTGGTGAAGAGGATGTGATAATTATCTCTACTGTTCGTTGTAATCTTGGTGGATCAGTTGGTTTCCTCTCTAATCTTCAGAGAGCTAACGTGGCACTAACACGAGCAAG ATACTGCCTTTGGATATTGGGAAATGGCACAACTTTGGTTAACAGTGGTTCCATATGGAAGAATTTAGTCATTGACGCCAAGGCTCGTGGCTGTTACTTTGATGTTACTGAAGACAAGCGATTGAATCAAGCAAATTTGAATGCCACCACTGAATTTGGCCAGCTAGAAATGTTACTCAGAACGGACTCCTCTATATTCCAAACAGCCAAGTGGAAG GTTATATTTAGCGAGGATTTCTCAAAGTCCATCGCTATAATTAAGGATGTGGAGATCGGCAAGGAAGTGGTTTCCCTTTTGGTGAAACTTTCAAGTGGTTGGCGTAAGTCGGAAAAGAATAGCACATTCAGCAACAAGGGCGGGAATTCTTCTGTACCGTTGGAGGTGTATGGTGTCAAGCACCTAAAACTGATTTGGACTATAGATATTCAGCAGCAGAAATCGATGTATGTTCAAGTATTAAAGATATGGGATATTTTACCAGGATATCATATACCAAAGTTGGCAAAGGCCCTTGACATCCATTTTAGTAAATATACAGTGGATATGATGAATTGTTGCAAATACAAACGTGTGGAAAG GAACTTTGTATTTCCAATGACTTGGCCAATTGATGGAAATGTTGTCTCAAGAACCAGCTCGGCTCATGATGACCGAGAAGACAACTTGGCACGTCAATTGGGAGGGATGAGTTTGAGGGATAAACCAGGAtcttcaagaagtttcaagtgA
- the LOC132037692 gene encoding probable helicase MAGATAMA 3 isoform X1 — translation MANTTNKKKEKKVPGLVDLVFSWSLKDVLNKDLYRDKVKVIPETFESIDHYLRSFVTPLVEETHADLLSNLSTVWRAPALEVLDVKISKDFKPPKGLYYNILLKRTKEGEGEKSEAKNESKYKPEVGDLIALTDVRPRRIEDLNRPKRSYLIAIVQGMKNEDSDRIPILSSQLIPFQKPDRAKGEHGDKLFIVYLSNLTTNIRIWNALHSDLENANLEIIKTVLKSDPDIGEVDCSLCSVREPKTNAALSISRAIAQSFELDNAQQEAVVSCIATRECAHRNMVKLIWGPPGTGKTKTVASLLYVLLQMKCRTLTCAPTNIAVLGVTKRLMQNVQHFPQYDTYGLGDIVLFGNGERMKIDDHEDLFDVFLDNRVAALVSCLSPYNGWRIGIQSMICLLEDPKEQYRKYLEKQKDKDHDSDDTEDIDDEEEEEKGSVTSQESILGEKDGKINDQGLKKNRKSKLWKKFVLDTLKENKKNDKQNSQKRNNSKATDEANKVKNKGEASNKEAVVWTFEEFVNKRFKWIHNQLIFCLTGLYTHLPTSFISLEVAKEMIRLLEMLQTLGKLSATVEPSEGLREIILGFCTRNKTRLFNIRAMKTECIKVLKFLNESISLPNFIEDYQIRSFCLKGACLIFCTASSSTKLHTEGMTPMEMVVIDEAAQLKECESTIPLQLPGLRHAILIGDEKQLPAMVQSKICEKAEFGRSLFERLVILGHKKHLLNVQYRMHPEISMFPNREFYQKKIMDGPNVKGAEYEKRYLKGSMFGSYSFINVSTGSEEVDDKHSTRNKAEAFVVAEILANLHKEFVSSKQKVRVGCISPYKAQVYAIQQILGKTYSTDVKSDFSVNVRSVDGFQGGEEDVIIISTVRCNLGGSVGFLSNLQRANVALTRARYCLWILGNGTTLVNSGSIWKNLVIDAKARGCYFDVTEDKRLNQANLNATTEFGQLEMLLRTDSSIFQTAKWKVIFSEDFSKSIAIIKDVEIGKEVVSLLVKLSSGWRKSEKNSTFSNKGGNSSVPLEVYGVKHLKLIWTIDIQQQKSMYVQVLKIWDILPGYHIPKLAKALDIHFSKYTVDMMNCCKYKRVERNFVFPMTWPIDGNVVSRTSSAHDDREDNLARQLGGMSLRDKPGSSRSFNNFQKSNMKKGQLFREVKTKSTC, via the exons ATGGCAAACACgacaaacaagaaaaaagagaaaaaagttcCTGGTTTAGTGGATTTGGTGTTTTCTTGGTCTTTAAAGGATGTGTTGAACAAAGATCTTTACAGAGACAAG GTTAAAGTTATTCCAGAGACATTTGAGTCGATTGATCATTACCTGAGGTCATTCGTTACTCCACTTGTTGAAGAAACACATGCTGATTTGCTCTCAAATTTGTCCACAGTTTGGCGAGCCCCTGCACTCGAGGTTCTTGATGTTAAAATATCAAAAGACTTTAAGCCTCCCAAAGGTTTATATTACAATATTTTGTTGAAAAGAACTAAAGAGGGAGAAGGAGAGAAAAGTGAAGCAAAAAATGAATCGAAATACAAGCCAGAGGTTGGTGATCTGATCGCGCTAACAGATGTGAGACCAAGAAGAATTGAGGATTTGAACAGGCCTAAGAGATCTTATCTCATTGCTATTGTTCAagggatgaaaaatgaagattcAGACAGGATACCTATCCTATCTTCACAGCTTATTCCGTTTCAGAAACCGGATAGGGCAAAGGGTGAACATGGGGACAAGCTTTTTATCGTGTATCTTTCTAATTTAACAACGAATATTCGAATATGGAATGCATTGCATTCAGACCTTGAAAATGCAAACTTGGAGATCATTAAGACCGTGTTGAAAAGTGATCCGGATATT GGTGAAGTTGACTGCTCCCTTTGCTCCGTTAGAGAACCTAAAACTAATGCTGCTTTATCAATTTCAAGAGCCATAGCTCAGTCCTTTGAGCTAGACAATGCTCAACAAGAGGCTGTTGTAAGTTGTATTGCTACAAGAGAATGTGCTCACCGGAATATGGTAAAGCTAATTTGGGGTCCTCCCGGAACCGGGAAGACCAAAACAGTTGCCTCTTTACTTTATGTCCTGTTACAGATGAAATGCAGAACTTTGACCTGTGCACCCACGAACATTGCTGTGTTAGGAGTTACAAAAAGGCTGATGCAGAATGTACAACACTTTCCACAATATGACACATATGGTTTAGGAGACATCGTCTTATTTGGTAATGGGGAAAGAATGAAGATCGATGATCATGAAGATCTGTTCGATGTATTTCTTGACAACCGTGTTGCTGCTCTTGTTAGTTGCTTGTCTCCGTATAATGGCTGGAGAATTGGTATACAGTCAATGATATGTTTGCTTGAGGATCCCAAAGAGCAATATCGTAAGTACTTAGAAAAGCAAAAGGATAAGGACCATGACAGTGATGATACTGAGGATATAGATGAtgaggaagaggaagaaaaagGAAGTGTTACTAGTCAAGAATCTATTTTGGGCGAAAAAGATGGAAAGATCAACGACCAAGGActcaaaaaaaatagaaagagtaAGTTGTGGAAGAAATTTGTCCTTGACACCTTAAAAGAGAACAAGAAGAACGATAAACAAAATTCTCAAAAGAGGAACAACTCGAAAGCAACTGACGAAGCGAACAAGGTCAAGAATAAAGGGGAGGCGAGCAACAAAGAAGCCGTTGTGTGGACATTTGAGGAGTTTGTTAACAAAAGATTCAAATGGATCCACAACCAGTTAATATTTTGCCTAACGGGCTTGTACACACATCTACCTACTTCTTTCATTTCACTGGAAGTAGCAAAGGAAATGATCAGACTACTTGAGATGCTTCAAACTCTTGGAAAATTGTCTGCTACTGTGGAACCATCTGAAGGATTAAGAGAAATTATACTGGGATTTTGTACAAGGAATAAGACAAGACTTTTTAATATTCGTGCAATGAAAACAGAATGCATAAAAGTATTGAAATTTCTTAACGAAAGTATCTCTCTTCCCAATTTCATCGAGGACTACCAAATCCGAAGTTTTTGTCTGAAAGGTGCGTGTTTGATTTTCTGCACGGCTTCTAGCTCAACGAAGTTGCATACAGAAGGAATGACGCCAATGGAGATGGTGGTAATTGATGAAGCCGCTCAGCTGAAAGAATGTGAATCCACTATTCCGTTACAACTCCCCGGTCTCCGCCATGCTATACTCATCGGAGATGAGAAACAATTGCCTGCAATGGTTCAGAGCAAG ATCTGTGAGAAGGCAGAGTTCGGCAGGAGCTTATTTGAAAGGCTAGTAATTTTAGGACACAAGAAGCACCTTCTCAATGTTCAATATAGGATGCATCCGGAAATAAGTATGTTCCCGAATAGAGAGTTCTATCAGAAGAAAATTATGGATGGTCCGAATGTGAAAGGAGCAGAATATGAGAAGAGATATCTTAAAGGAAGTATGTTTGGCTCCTATTCATTCATTAACGTAAGTACTGGAAGTGAGGAGGTTGATGACAAACACAGCACGAGAAATAAGGCAGAAGCTTTCGTTGTAGCTGAGATACTTGCCAACCTTCACAAAG AATTTGTCTCTTCAAAACAAAAAGTTCGTGTTGGTTGTATATCTCCTTACAAGGCTCAAGTTTATGCTATTCAACAAATTCTTGGCAAGACATATAGCACAGATGTTAAGAGTGACTTCTCAGTGAACGTACGCTCCGTTGATGGTTTTCAAGGTGGTGAAGAGGATGTGATAATTATCTCTACTGTTCGTTGTAATCTTGGTGGATCAGTTGGTTTCCTCTCTAATCTTCAGAGAGCTAACGTGGCACTAACACGAGCAAG ATACTGCCTTTGGATATTGGGAAATGGCACAACTTTGGTTAACAGTGGTTCCATATGGAAGAATTTAGTCATTGACGCCAAGGCTCGTGGCTGTTACTTTGATGTTACTGAAGACAAGCGATTGAATCAAGCAAATTTGAATGCCACCACTGAATTTGGCCAGCTAGAAATGTTACTCAGAACGGACTCCTCTATATTCCAAACAGCCAAGTGGAAG GTTATATTTAGCGAGGATTTCTCAAAGTCCATCGCTATAATTAAGGATGTGGAGATCGGCAAGGAAGTGGTTTCCCTTTTGGTGAAACTTTCAAGTGGTTGGCGTAAGTCGGAAAAGAATAGCACATTCAGCAACAAGGGCGGGAATTCTTCTGTACCGTTGGAGGTGTATGGTGTCAAGCACCTAAAACTGATTTGGACTATAGATATTCAGCAGCAGAAATCGATGTATGTTCAAGTATTAAAGATATGGGATATTTTACCAGGATATCATATACCAAAGTTGGCAAAGGCCCTTGACATCCATTTTAGTAAATATACAGTGGATATGATGAATTGTTGCAAATACAAACGTGTGGAAAG GAACTTTGTATTTCCAATGACTTGGCCAATTGATGGAAATGTTGTCTCAAGAACCAGCTCGGCTCATGATGACCGAGAAGACAACTTGGCACGTCAATTGGGAGGGATGAGTTTGAGGGATAAACCAGGAtcttcaagaagtttcaa TAATTTTCAGAAGTCCAACATGAAGAAAGGACAATTGTTTCGCGAAGTGAAAACCAAATCAACTTGCTGA
- the LOC132037692 gene encoding probable helicase MAGATAMA 3 isoform X2: MANTTNKKKEKKVPGLVDLVFSWSLKDVLNKDLYRDKVKVIPETFESIDHYLRSFVTPLVEETHADLLSNLSTVWRAPALEVLDVKISKDFKPPKGLYYNILLKRTKEGEGEKSEAKNESKYKPEVGDLIALTDVRPRRIEDLNRPKRSYLIAIVQGMKNEDSDRIPILSSQLIPFQKPDRAKGEHGDKLFIVYLSNLTTNIRIWNALHSDLENANLEIIKTVLKSDPDIGEVDCSLCSVREPKTNAALSISRAIAQSFELDNAQQEAVVSCIATRECAHRNMVKLIWGPPGTGKTKTVASLLYVLLQMKCRTLTCAPTNIAVLGVTKRLMQNVQHFPQYDTYGLGDIVLFGNGERMKIDDHEDLFDVFLDNRVAALVSCLSPYNGWRIGIQSMICLLEDPKEQYRKYLEKQKDKDHDSDDTEDIDDEEEEEKGSVTSQESILGEKDGKINDQGLKKNRKSKLWKKFVLDTLKENKKNDKQNSQKRNNSKATDEANKVKNKGEASNKEAVVWTFEEFVNKRFKWIHNQLIFCLTGLYTHLPTSFISLEVAKEMIRLLEMLQTLGKLSATVEPSEGLREIILGFCTRNKTRLFNIRAMKTECIKVLKFLNESISLPNFIEDYQIRSFCLKGACLIFCTASSSTKLHTEGMTPMEMVVIDEAAQLKECESTIPLQLPGLRHAILIGDEKQLPAMVQSKICEKAEFGRSLFERLVILGHKKHLLNVQYRMHPEISMFPNREFYQKKIMDGPNVKGAEYEKRYLKGSMFGSYSFINVSTGSEEVDDKHSTRNKAEAFVVAEILANLHKEFVSSKQKVRVGCISPYKAQVYAIQQILGKTYSTDVKSDFSVNVRSVDGFQGGEEDVIIISTVRCNLGGSVGFLSNLQRANVALTRARYCLWILGNGTTLVNSGSIWKNLVIDAKARGCYFDVTEDKRLNQANLNATTEFGQLEMLLRTDSSIFQTAKWKVIFSEDFSKSIAIIKDVEIGKEVVSLLVKLSSGWRKSEKNSTFSNKGGNSSVPLEVYGVKHLKLIWTIDIQQQKSMYVQVLKIWDILPGYHIPKLAKALDIHFSKYTVDMMNCCKYKRVERNFVFPMTWPIDGNVVSRTSSAHDDREDNLARQLGGMSLRDKPGSSRSFNYSWYYSLPSSS; this comes from the exons ATGGCAAACACgacaaacaagaaaaaagagaaaaaagttcCTGGTTTAGTGGATTTGGTGTTTTCTTGGTCTTTAAAGGATGTGTTGAACAAAGATCTTTACAGAGACAAG GTTAAAGTTATTCCAGAGACATTTGAGTCGATTGATCATTACCTGAGGTCATTCGTTACTCCACTTGTTGAAGAAACACATGCTGATTTGCTCTCAAATTTGTCCACAGTTTGGCGAGCCCCTGCACTCGAGGTTCTTGATGTTAAAATATCAAAAGACTTTAAGCCTCCCAAAGGTTTATATTACAATATTTTGTTGAAAAGAACTAAAGAGGGAGAAGGAGAGAAAAGTGAAGCAAAAAATGAATCGAAATACAAGCCAGAGGTTGGTGATCTGATCGCGCTAACAGATGTGAGACCAAGAAGAATTGAGGATTTGAACAGGCCTAAGAGATCTTATCTCATTGCTATTGTTCAagggatgaaaaatgaagattcAGACAGGATACCTATCCTATCTTCACAGCTTATTCCGTTTCAGAAACCGGATAGGGCAAAGGGTGAACATGGGGACAAGCTTTTTATCGTGTATCTTTCTAATTTAACAACGAATATTCGAATATGGAATGCATTGCATTCAGACCTTGAAAATGCAAACTTGGAGATCATTAAGACCGTGTTGAAAAGTGATCCGGATATT GGTGAAGTTGACTGCTCCCTTTGCTCCGTTAGAGAACCTAAAACTAATGCTGCTTTATCAATTTCAAGAGCCATAGCTCAGTCCTTTGAGCTAGACAATGCTCAACAAGAGGCTGTTGTAAGTTGTATTGCTACAAGAGAATGTGCTCACCGGAATATGGTAAAGCTAATTTGGGGTCCTCCCGGAACCGGGAAGACCAAAACAGTTGCCTCTTTACTTTATGTCCTGTTACAGATGAAATGCAGAACTTTGACCTGTGCACCCACGAACATTGCTGTGTTAGGAGTTACAAAAAGGCTGATGCAGAATGTACAACACTTTCCACAATATGACACATATGGTTTAGGAGACATCGTCTTATTTGGTAATGGGGAAAGAATGAAGATCGATGATCATGAAGATCTGTTCGATGTATTTCTTGACAACCGTGTTGCTGCTCTTGTTAGTTGCTTGTCTCCGTATAATGGCTGGAGAATTGGTATACAGTCAATGATATGTTTGCTTGAGGATCCCAAAGAGCAATATCGTAAGTACTTAGAAAAGCAAAAGGATAAGGACCATGACAGTGATGATACTGAGGATATAGATGAtgaggaagaggaagaaaaagGAAGTGTTACTAGTCAAGAATCTATTTTGGGCGAAAAAGATGGAAAGATCAACGACCAAGGActcaaaaaaaatagaaagagtaAGTTGTGGAAGAAATTTGTCCTTGACACCTTAAAAGAGAACAAGAAGAACGATAAACAAAATTCTCAAAAGAGGAACAACTCGAAAGCAACTGACGAAGCGAACAAGGTCAAGAATAAAGGGGAGGCGAGCAACAAAGAAGCCGTTGTGTGGACATTTGAGGAGTTTGTTAACAAAAGATTCAAATGGATCCACAACCAGTTAATATTTTGCCTAACGGGCTTGTACACACATCTACCTACTTCTTTCATTTCACTGGAAGTAGCAAAGGAAATGATCAGACTACTTGAGATGCTTCAAACTCTTGGAAAATTGTCTGCTACTGTGGAACCATCTGAAGGATTAAGAGAAATTATACTGGGATTTTGTACAAGGAATAAGACAAGACTTTTTAATATTCGTGCAATGAAAACAGAATGCATAAAAGTATTGAAATTTCTTAACGAAAGTATCTCTCTTCCCAATTTCATCGAGGACTACCAAATCCGAAGTTTTTGTCTGAAAGGTGCGTGTTTGATTTTCTGCACGGCTTCTAGCTCAACGAAGTTGCATACAGAAGGAATGACGCCAATGGAGATGGTGGTAATTGATGAAGCCGCTCAGCTGAAAGAATGTGAATCCACTATTCCGTTACAACTCCCCGGTCTCCGCCATGCTATACTCATCGGAGATGAGAAACAATTGCCTGCAATGGTTCAGAGCAAG ATCTGTGAGAAGGCAGAGTTCGGCAGGAGCTTATTTGAAAGGCTAGTAATTTTAGGACACAAGAAGCACCTTCTCAATGTTCAATATAGGATGCATCCGGAAATAAGTATGTTCCCGAATAGAGAGTTCTATCAGAAGAAAATTATGGATGGTCCGAATGTGAAAGGAGCAGAATATGAGAAGAGATATCTTAAAGGAAGTATGTTTGGCTCCTATTCATTCATTAACGTAAGTACTGGAAGTGAGGAGGTTGATGACAAACACAGCACGAGAAATAAGGCAGAAGCTTTCGTTGTAGCTGAGATACTTGCCAACCTTCACAAAG AATTTGTCTCTTCAAAACAAAAAGTTCGTGTTGGTTGTATATCTCCTTACAAGGCTCAAGTTTATGCTATTCAACAAATTCTTGGCAAGACATATAGCACAGATGTTAAGAGTGACTTCTCAGTGAACGTACGCTCCGTTGATGGTTTTCAAGGTGGTGAAGAGGATGTGATAATTATCTCTACTGTTCGTTGTAATCTTGGTGGATCAGTTGGTTTCCTCTCTAATCTTCAGAGAGCTAACGTGGCACTAACACGAGCAAG ATACTGCCTTTGGATATTGGGAAATGGCACAACTTTGGTTAACAGTGGTTCCATATGGAAGAATTTAGTCATTGACGCCAAGGCTCGTGGCTGTTACTTTGATGTTACTGAAGACAAGCGATTGAATCAAGCAAATTTGAATGCCACCACTGAATTTGGCCAGCTAGAAATGTTACTCAGAACGGACTCCTCTATATTCCAAACAGCCAAGTGGAAG GTTATATTTAGCGAGGATTTCTCAAAGTCCATCGCTATAATTAAGGATGTGGAGATCGGCAAGGAAGTGGTTTCCCTTTTGGTGAAACTTTCAAGTGGTTGGCGTAAGTCGGAAAAGAATAGCACATTCAGCAACAAGGGCGGGAATTCTTCTGTACCGTTGGAGGTGTATGGTGTCAAGCACCTAAAACTGATTTGGACTATAGATATTCAGCAGCAGAAATCGATGTATGTTCAAGTATTAAAGATATGGGATATTTTACCAGGATATCATATACCAAAGTTGGCAAAGGCCCTTGACATCCATTTTAGTAAATATACAGTGGATATGATGAATTGTTGCAAATACAAACGTGTGGAAAG GAACTTTGTATTTCCAATGACTTGGCCAATTGATGGAAATGTTGTCTCAAGAACCAGCTCGGCTCATGATGACCGAGAAGACAACTTGGCACGTCAATTGGGAGGGATGAGTTTGAGGGATAAACCAGGAtcttcaagaagtttcaa ttATTCTTGGTACTATTCACTGCCTTCATCAAGTTAA